A window of Akkermansia muciniphila contains these coding sequences:
- a CDS encoding DMT family transporter, producing MSWIYLVLAGLCEIGWPLGFKLSQAPGTGSGRFAACIAFSVFSMALSGFLLWLAQRNIPIGTAYAVWTGIGALGTFMVGILWFGDSSNVWRMLAATFLLIGIIGLKLAPGH from the coding sequence ATGTCCTGGATTTATCTGGTGTTGGCCGGTCTCTGTGAGATCGGATGGCCTTTGGGCTTCAAACTTTCACAGGCGCCCGGCACGGGTTCCGGCAGGTTTGCCGCCTGCATTGCGTTCTCCGTGTTCAGCATGGCTCTGAGCGGCTTCCTGCTGTGGCTTGCCCAGCGGAACATTCCCATAGGTACGGCTTATGCCGTATGGACGGGCATAGGCGCGCTGGGCACGTTCATGGTGGGCATCCTGTGGTTTGGGGATTCCTCCAATGTCTGGCGCATGCTGGCGGCCACGTTCCTGCTGATAGGTATCATTGGCTTGAAGCTGGCTCCGGGCCATTAA